The following proteins come from a genomic window of Diorhabda sublineata isolate icDioSubl1.1 chromosome 7, icDioSubl1.1, whole genome shotgun sequence:
- the LOC130447054 gene encoding uncharacterized protein LOC130447054, producing the protein MDIIVNFHELLKDFVGCNRNIIHTKVTKLTTPGENYMSDIFKINLKLKNNNDDDVIEDVHLVAKLVVTNDFTGPTANLTKNEILFYEKIVPALESFQERYGVEFPRFFPKYVAGRINLNGSDVPDKDAVVVLEDLSEKGYENIDRHIGFDLQEAKLILKDLAIFHSVPLAMRLLEPETYKSEILSNCHGFIPEFPKKDEKPDENRIDILTFLLKLFKSDEKYTHIIPIVTNFFKNLRNQIENNTRKFFTYKPDTQFETMTHEDMWSNNTMQIRRNGKLIHNMFIDFQMVRSNTLFNDLIFFIVSSVQLKYLQENFDELIQFYYENFSETLKRFGCFTSEYTYEKFMEALPKECQKGILQCTFMMVSVIFQEKGIKSDIKSPVRFENVPLIAKEKVGFLFLEAVKRGWLA; encoded by the exons ATGGATATTATTGTGAATTTCCACGAACTCTTAAAAGATTTCGTAGGTTGTAATAGGAATATCATCCATACAAAAGTGACCAAATTGACAACACCGGGGGAAAATTACATGagcgatattttcaaaattaatctcaaattgaagaataataatgatgatgatgtcATCGAAGACGTCCATCTTGTAGCTAAATTAGTTGTTACGAATGATTTCACAGGACCGACAGCGAATTTaactaaaaacgaaattttattttacgaaaaaatcgTACCGGCTTTAGAAAGTTTTCAGGAAAGATACGGCGTTGAATTTCCAAGGTTTTTCCCCAAATACGTTGCAGGTAGGATCAATTTAAATGGTAGTGACGTCCCGGATAAAGATGCTGTAGTAGTTTTGGAGGATTTATCAGAAAAAG GATATGAAAACATCGATCGACATATTGGTTTCGATTTACAAGAAGcgaaattaatattgaaagatTTGGCAATTTTCCACTCCGTACCTTTGGCTATGAGACTATTGGAACCGGAAACGTACAAATCTGAAATATTAAGTAACTGCCACGGATTTATACccgaatttccaaaaaaagatgaaaaaccAGACGAAAATCGAATAGATATTTTAACATTcttgttaaaattattcaaaagcgACGAAAAATACACTCATATAATTCCAATAGTtacgaattttttcaaaaatctaagAAACCAAATCGAAAACAACACCCggaaattttttacttataaacCGGATACGCAGTTCGAAACAATGACGCACGAAGATATGTGGTCGAATAATACGATGCAGATACGTCGAAATGGAAAGTTAATCCACAATATGTTCATCGATTTCCAAATGGTCAGAAGTAATACCCTCTTCAACGATCTGATTTTCTTCATTGTTTCCAGTGTACAACTCaaatatttacaagaaaatttcGACGAACTCATTCAGTTTTATTACGAAAATTTCAGCGAAACTTTGAAGCGATTCGGTTGCTTCACTTCAGAATATACCTACGAGAAATTCATGGAAGCTCTACCTAAAGAATGTCAAAAGGGAATCCTCCAATGCACGTTTATGATGGTTTCGGTGATTTTTCAAGAAAAGGGAATAAAATCAGATATCAAATCTCCTGTTAGATTTGAAAATGTGCCCCTAATCGCAAAAGAAAAGGTTGGATTTCTATTTTTGGAAGCAGTTAAAAGGGGTTGGTTAGCTTAA